In one window of Zhongshania aliphaticivorans DNA:
- a CDS encoding M48 family metalloprotease: protein MLKQLLGIGVLFAASLSLADSSPSSQLPDLGDVTASRYSAQQEYDLGRMWLKMFRSSAKTIDDPLMQDYIESLLYRLASNSELKDRRLETVVVNNATINAFAVPGGVIGVHSGLFLNTDNESQLAGVLAHEIAHISQRHFTRSLDNSAQSTIPTLAGLLAGIVLAATAGADAGIAAITATQAAALDSQLRFSRQNEQEADRLGMETLSKAGMDPNGIPAMFENMGKNLRYARSKPPEFLLTHPLTESRISDSKNRARQYTRNVYVDNLNFQLMKMRATLFHSSNPEDLLKNWTAHTGSNGEAYRYGVVIALIKLKRWEEAEDKLSELLNNDINRIAYRIAQADILIGKKEYDSAIEILKKQLVITPNNHPYTMKLAEALEGANRFQEADLLLSKQSQSRPNDPHLWYELAEIRGLAGNIFGVHHARAEYFILVGQFDRAKQQLRYAHERTGNHHIEQSRIRQRLKDIADMEETLEQL, encoded by the coding sequence GTGTTAAAACAACTACTCGGTATTGGTGTTCTGTTTGCAGCTAGTCTGAGCCTTGCAGACAGCAGTCCATCTAGCCAATTACCCGATCTCGGCGACGTTACCGCATCACGTTATTCTGCACAACAAGAGTATGACCTCGGGCGCATGTGGTTAAAAATGTTCCGCAGCAGCGCTAAAACGATTGATGACCCCTTAATGCAGGATTACATCGAATCGTTACTATACCGCCTAGCATCTAATAGTGAGCTGAAAGATCGGCGATTAGAAACCGTGGTTGTTAATAACGCCACAATTAACGCATTTGCGGTACCAGGCGGCGTTATTGGCGTACACAGCGGCTTATTCTTAAACACCGACAATGAATCGCAATTAGCAGGTGTACTTGCTCACGAAATCGCCCACATTAGCCAACGACACTTTACCCGCTCGCTGGACAACTCTGCCCAAAGTACCATTCCAACGTTAGCGGGGCTGCTGGCGGGGATTGTCTTGGCCGCCACCGCAGGTGCTGATGCGGGCATAGCCGCCATTACCGCAACCCAAGCAGCCGCCCTAGACAGCCAGCTTCGCTTTAGTCGGCAAAACGAACAAGAAGCAGATCGTCTAGGTATGGAAACCCTCTCCAAGGCCGGTATGGACCCAAACGGTATTCCTGCCATGTTTGAAAACATGGGTAAAAACCTTCGCTACGCCCGCTCCAAACCGCCAGAATTTCTTTTAACTCACCCACTTACTGAAAGCCGGATTAGTGACAGTAAGAATCGCGCCCGCCAATACACCCGCAATGTCTATGTAGACAACTTGAACTTTCAGCTGATGAAAATGCGAGCCACCTTGTTCCATAGCAGCAATCCCGAGGACCTGCTCAAAAACTGGACCGCGCATACCGGCTCTAATGGTGAAGCTTACCGATACGGTGTTGTTATTGCGTTAATTAAGCTAAAACGCTGGGAAGAAGCCGAAGACAAACTCAGCGAGCTGCTAAACAACGACATTAACCGGATAGCTTATCGCATCGCCCAAGCGGATATTCTCATTGGCAAAAAGGAATACGACTCAGCAATTGAGATATTAAAGAAACAACTTGTCATCACCCCTAACAACCACCCTTATACAATGAAACTAGCTGAGGCCTTAGAGGGTGCGAACCGCTTTCAAGAAGCTGATTTATTGCTAAGTAAGCAATCACAATCACGACCAAACGACCCACATCTTTGGTATGAATTAGCAGAAATTCGCGGCTTGGCGGGTAATATTTTTGGTGTTCACCATGCGAGAGCAGAATATTTCATTCTTGTTGGCCAATTTGACCGCGCTAAACAGCAGCTACGCTATGCCCACGAGCGCACAGGCAACCACCATATTGAGCAAAGCCGGATAAGACAGCGACTAAAAGACATCGCCGATATGGAAGAAACACTCGAACAGCTGTAA
- a CDS encoding insulinase family protein, whose product MKYLKSVAFFGVMLQLFACSYLPLGNQDSAVLKPASDQREYRYTELENGLKVVLISDAGADKAAASLDVNVGSRQDPSNYQGLAHFLEHMLFLGTEKYPEAGAYQAYITAHGGSHNAFTSFEHTNYFFDISADSLEPALDQFAQFFVAPLFNAEYVQREVNAVNSEYRARIRDDQRRELAVFKSQINPEHPFSKFSVGNLHTLHSNDEAALREQLLAFYRKNYSANIMTLTVIGRESLDELESIVLPKFAEVENHNRELAPIETPLFKAQDLPRWVNIQPVQNRRSLSVNFPVADAEEYWQSKPLNYIGNILGHEGPGSLLSLLKARGWADSLNAGQGFNYQGGALFGIDVALTESGLDHVDDILGLIYEGIAQLRDKGIDEWRFDEQAGLANQQFMFRAQPAAIHEVVQLSMALQKLPARELLRGPYLMNQYRPELLEDFLAMMTPENSFISLVAPDVDVSADIPRYQVEYGLRDISEPQLTAMASANTSGMTLPSKNEFVATNFSLKKAVGEKGPKQLTETPFEVWLNTDDVFDLPKGRVYLLLESDKAVTDAASRAKSDLWLKMVKDQLNELSYPAQLAGLNFDLSVGWRGVQISIGGFNEKQGELLRELLTALKDPEWQQARFDRLKAQRIRQFENARRQSPYKQVVAELPRMLKRVTPSLDNHEMATKSTDMAAVSEHAKTVMKGVRLRMLLDGNFDEADAVSLASVVTSVLPKSLSEGTSSQFITHLPIGKSVREITAEHDDTAVLMYLQSADTGMKARVAMGLTAQMLSADFYHQLRTEKQLGYVVNASVYPQREVAGLMFLIQSPVLDPASVQAEISAYLQQWLSSGMDEASFDKHKAGLLLRLAEQPENLWDAASRHWQDLLEGYPEFNSRELLVTALRDLSYTDWLALAKRDLAEQGQRAIVVYNAGKWPESLPQGAPSGEPNEFKSRLPAYQFD is encoded by the coding sequence GTGAAATATCTAAAATCAGTGGCTTTTTTTGGGGTGATGTTACAGCTGTTTGCCTGTAGTTACTTGCCCCTAGGTAATCAAGATAGTGCAGTATTGAAGCCTGCCAGTGATCAACGAGAATATCGCTATACAGAGCTTGAAAATGGCTTGAAAGTTGTTCTGATTTCGGATGCCGGTGCAGATAAAGCGGCGGCATCATTAGATGTGAATGTGGGGAGCCGCCAAGATCCCAGTAATTACCAAGGCTTGGCTCACTTTTTAGAGCATATGCTATTTCTTGGCACCGAAAAATACCCCGAGGCTGGTGCTTATCAAGCGTATATTACGGCTCACGGCGGAAGTCATAATGCCTTTACCAGTTTTGAGCATACAAACTATTTCTTTGATATTAGCGCTGATTCCCTAGAGCCAGCATTAGATCAATTCGCTCAGTTCTTTGTGGCACCACTATTTAATGCAGAGTATGTGCAGCGTGAAGTTAATGCGGTTAACTCAGAATATCGGGCACGTATTCGCGATGATCAGCGTAGAGAGCTAGCGGTTTTTAAGTCGCAAATTAATCCAGAACATCCTTTTTCCAAATTCTCCGTTGGTAATTTACATACCCTACACAGCAATGACGAAGCGGCCTTGCGTGAGCAGTTACTGGCCTTTTACCGTAAAAATTACTCTGCCAATATTATGACGTTAACTGTCATTGGGCGTGAATCGCTTGATGAACTCGAGTCAATAGTACTGCCTAAGTTTGCCGAGGTTGAAAACCATAATCGCGAGCTTGCGCCTATCGAAACGCCGTTGTTTAAAGCACAAGATTTACCCCGTTGGGTGAATATTCAACCCGTGCAAAATCGGCGTTCGCTGTCCGTTAATTTCCCAGTTGCTGATGCTGAAGAATATTGGCAGAGCAAGCCGCTGAATTACATAGGCAATATTCTCGGTCACGAAGGGCCAGGCAGTTTGTTGTCGTTACTCAAGGCGCGGGGCTGGGCAGATAGCTTGAATGCAGGACAGGGCTTTAATTATCAAGGCGGAGCCCTATTTGGCATTGATGTGGCGTTGACCGAGTCGGGCCTAGATCATGTTGATGATATTTTGGGGCTTATTTATGAAGGTATTGCCCAGCTTCGTGACAAGGGCATTGACGAATGGCGTTTTGACGAGCAAGCGGGATTAGCGAACCAGCAATTCATGTTTCGGGCGCAGCCGGCAGCCATTCACGAAGTCGTGCAGCTATCGATGGCTTTACAGAAATTGCCAGCACGTGAATTGTTGCGTGGACCTTATTTGATGAATCAATACCGGCCTGAATTGCTAGAGGATTTTCTGGCAATGATGACGCCAGAAAATAGCTTTATTAGTCTAGTGGCGCCAGATGTGGACGTCAGCGCGGATATACCGCGATATCAAGTTGAGTATGGCCTGCGTGATATCAGTGAGCCGCAATTGACGGCGATGGCGTCGGCAAATACCAGCGGCATGACGCTTCCAAGTAAAAATGAATTTGTTGCTACAAATTTCAGCCTAAAAAAGGCAGTGGGTGAAAAGGGGCCTAAACAACTGACCGAGACGCCGTTTGAGGTTTGGCTGAATACCGATGATGTATTTGATTTGCCGAAAGGGCGGGTTTATTTGCTGCTTGAGTCTGATAAGGCGGTGACCGACGCGGCAAGTAGAGCGAAAAGTGATTTATGGTTGAAAATGGTCAAAGATCAGCTAAACGAGCTTTCATATCCCGCACAACTCGCCGGTTTGAATTTTGACCTATCAGTTGGCTGGCGTGGCGTGCAAATCAGTATTGGCGGGTTTAATGAGAAACAAGGTGAATTACTCCGTGAGCTGCTGACAGCATTAAAAGACCCTGAATGGCAGCAAGCACGCTTTGATCGTTTAAAGGCGCAGCGAATTCGACAATTTGAAAATGCACGTCGCCAATCGCCTTACAAACAAGTGGTTGCTGAGCTTCCGCGTATGCTAAAACGCGTTACGCCCAGTTTGGATAACCATGAGATGGCAACCAAATCTACGGATATGGCTGCGGTCAGCGAGCATGCGAAAACGGTGATGAAGGGTGTGCGTTTGCGAATGTTGCTTGATGGCAATTTTGATGAGGCGGACGCCGTCTCGTTGGCCAGTGTTGTAACGAGCGTATTACCGAAATCCTTAAGCGAAGGAACATCATCGCAGTTTATTACCCATTTACCCATTGGCAAGTCAGTCAGGGAAATCACCGCAGAGCATGACGATACGGCGGTGCTTATGTATTTGCAAAGTGCTGATACAGGTATGAAAGCACGGGTCGCGATGGGCTTAACGGCACAAATGTTAAGTGCTGATTTTTATCATCAGCTGCGCACTGAAAAGCAACTCGGCTATGTTGTTAATGCCAGTGTTTATCCGCAGCGAGAGGTGGCTGGCTTGATGTTTTTGATACAGTCTCCGGTATTAGATCCTGCTTCAGTGCAGGCGGAGATTAGCGCTTATTTACAGCAATGGTTAAGCTCTGGCATGGATGAGGCTAGCTTTGATAAACACAAGGCCGGACTGCTGCTACGCTTGGCAGAGCAGCCGGAAAACCTCTGGGATGCGGCAAGCCGCCATTGGCAGGATTTGTTGGAGGGTTACCCAGAATTTAATAGCCGAGAATTATTGGTAACCGCTTTACGTGATCTAAGCTATACCGACTGGTTGGCATTGGCTAAGCGTGATCTGGCAGAGCAAGGGCAGCGAGCTATAGTGGTCTATAACGCAGGCAAATGGCCTGAATCTTTACCCCAGGGTGCGCCGAGTGGCGAGCCAAATGAATTCAAATCTAGGCTGCCGGCTTATCAATTTGATTGA
- the nadA gene encoding quinolinate synthase NadA: MAEQASAQQVVREHLAQLHEQPVVPAEERAALREKIKRLLNERNAVLVAHYYTDPEIQSLAEETGGCISDSLEMARFGRDHDASTLVVAGVKFMGETAKILSPEKRVLMPTLEATCSLDIGCPIDEFSAFCDEHPDRTVVVYANTSAAVKARADWVVTSSIALDVVDYLDGEGEKILWAPDKHLGDYVRRETGADVLLWDGACIVHEEFKAQGILDLQKVYPDAAVLVHPESPASVVALADMVGSTTQIINAARDLPNKQMIVATDQGIFYKLQQLVPDKEFIIAPTAGSGATCRSCANCPWMAMNALDNLAAVLESGSNEVFVDPDLGVQAMKPLTRMLDFAAAK; this comes from the coding sequence ATGGCGGAACAAGCTTCAGCGCAACAAGTGGTTCGTGAGCATTTAGCGCAGTTGCATGAACAACCGGTGGTACCTGCAGAAGAGCGGGCGGCTTTACGTGAAAAAATAAAGCGCCTTCTCAATGAGAGAAATGCGGTACTGGTTGCACATTATTATACTGACCCTGAAATCCAGTCCCTCGCCGAGGAAACCGGTGGGTGTATCTCTGATTCGCTAGAAATGGCTAGGTTTGGTCGTGACCACGATGCGTCGACGCTGGTTGTCGCGGGCGTCAAATTTATGGGTGAAACCGCAAAGATATTGTCTCCTGAGAAGCGCGTTTTAATGCCGACGCTGGAAGCAACATGTTCTTTGGATATTGGTTGCCCAATCGACGAGTTTTCTGCTTTTTGTGATGAGCATCCAGATCGTACCGTTGTGGTTTACGCTAATACCTCGGCGGCAGTTAAGGCCCGAGCTGACTGGGTAGTGACATCAAGTATTGCCCTGGATGTGGTTGATTATTTAGATGGCGAAGGTGAAAAGATTTTGTGGGCGCCGGATAAGCATCTAGGTGATTACGTGCGCAGAGAGACGGGCGCGGATGTGTTGTTGTGGGACGGTGCTTGTATTGTCCACGAGGAATTCAAGGCACAAGGTATTCTCGATTTACAAAAAGTGTATCCCGATGCCGCAGTGTTGGTGCATCCTGAATCACCCGCCAGTGTTGTGGCCTTGGCTGATATGGTGGGGTCGACTACTCAGATCATTAATGCCGCTCGAGATTTACCCAATAAGCAAATGATTGTGGCAACTGATCAGGGGATATTTTATAAGCTGCAGCAGTTAGTGCCAGACAAAGAGTTTATTATTGCTCCCACGGCAGGCAGTGGCGCTACCTGCCGCAGTTGCGCTAACTGTCCGTGGATGGCGATGAATGCCCTAGATAATTTAGCGGCTGTTTTAGAAAGTGGTTCTAATGAAGTGTTTGTAGACCCAGATTTGGGTGTGCAAGCGATGAAGCCGCTGACCCGAATGCTGGACTTTGCTGCGGCTAAGTGA
- a CDS encoding RES family NAD+ phosphorylase, with protein MTSESTRGNAILLCSECFADEGLRIDAAKHGLEQQDVCPNCGSTEGRKLSKKHIEGLAWRFFVSGTTIRCDYGAAPVIQCNEYHYRKSDISPSSWLENDINLIEEAAKVGFFHYGPRLWMVGEVEPLKALQDPAMRPQIIERVLTEYPVTELAKGTKFYRLRIEPNRPADTGEYDSPPVEYSGNGRLCLTELRVMYGSQDIDVCIHECRAAAEDDIYVATIVTQQDLRLLDLTHVLEEECTEFESLDMAIHMLFLAKSHSYEISRSIALAARDAGFDGVIYPSFFSLIRTGGHPFETAYGLSLRRFHAEKNKYAEAFTIQNLALFGRPLEKGVVSVECINRLILTQIGYKGHFGPVEY; from the coding sequence ATGACTTCCGAATCGACCAGAGGTAATGCAATCCTCCTATGCTCAGAATGCTTTGCAGATGAGGGATTGAGAATTGATGCGGCCAAACATGGTCTTGAACAACAAGATGTATGCCCGAATTGTGGAAGTACTGAAGGCCGTAAGCTCTCAAAAAAACATATAGAAGGCCTCGCATGGCGTTTTTTTGTTAGTGGTACGACAATCCGCTGTGATTACGGCGCAGCGCCCGTAATCCAATGCAATGAGTATCACTATCGTAAGAGTGATATCTCCCCATCTTCATGGCTCGAAAATGACATTAATCTGATTGAAGAAGCAGCAAAGGTCGGGTTCTTTCACTATGGTCCACGACTTTGGATGGTTGGTGAAGTGGAGCCGCTTAAAGCTCTGCAAGACCCTGCGATGAGGCCACAGATTATAGAGCGAGTGCTAACGGAATACCCAGTAACGGAGCTCGCTAAAGGTACTAAGTTTTACCGCCTTCGTATTGAGCCGAATAGGCCTGCGGATACTGGAGAGTACGACAGTCCCCCGGTTGAGTATTCGGGAAATGGACGCTTGTGTTTAACTGAGCTTCGAGTGATGTACGGTTCCCAAGATATCGATGTTTGTATCCATGAATGCCGCGCCGCAGCAGAAGACGACATTTATGTCGCTACTATAGTGACTCAGCAAGATTTGCGCCTTCTCGATTTGACTCATGTTCTTGAAGAGGAATGCACTGAGTTTGAAAGTCTAGATATGGCGATACATATGCTGTTTCTTGCCAAATCTCATTCATATGAAATTTCCCGTTCTATCGCATTAGCGGCACGAGACGCTGGTTTTGATGGTGTCATTTACCCCTCATTTTTCAGTCTTATTCGTACGGGCGGTCATCCCTTTGAAACAGCTTATGGTCTTTCCTTGCGCCGATTTCACGCAGAGAAGAACAAGTATGCGGAGGCATTCACAATTCAAAATTTAGCCTTGTTTGGACGCCCACTAGAAAAAGGTGTAGTTAGTGTTGAATGTATCAATCGACTTATACTCACCCAAATTGGCTACAAAGGTCATTTCGGGCCAGTCGAGTATTGA
- a CDS encoding sulfurtransferase TusA family protein — protein sequence MIEIDVFLDAGGLDCPLPLLKAKQALNRMTSGEVLEVLATDTGSVRDFDVFAKQSGNTLLLSEDNAGIYRYLFKKK from the coding sequence ATGATTGAAATTGATGTCTTTTTAGACGCAGGGGGCTTGGATTGCCCTCTACCACTATTAAAAGCAAAACAGGCCTTAAATCGAATGACAAGTGGCGAAGTGCTAGAAGTCCTGGCAACCGATACCGGCTCGGTACGAGATTTTGACGTGTTTGCCAAGCAAAGTGGTAATACTTTGTTATTGAGCGAGGATAATGCGGGAATTTATCGCTATCTATTTAAAAAGAAGTAA
- a CDS encoding carboxymuconolactone decarboxylase family protein encodes MTLRANYFGLASKAMQILMNQENYLCEQFSVSETVSIQIWELVKLRVSQINHCAFCIDMHSKDALSQGETLERIIGLSAWRDMPLYSETELVALDWAEHLTAGKPADDESYKKVVQALGEQAVVDLTIAINAINSWNRIAKTFKPEVGSYKPQ; translated from the coding sequence ATGACTTTACGTGCAAACTACTTCGGTCTTGCATCCAAAGCAATGCAGATTCTGATGAATCAGGAAAACTATTTATGTGAGCAATTTAGCGTTTCAGAAACAGTGTCAATCCAGATCTGGGAATTGGTTAAACTGAGAGTGTCCCAGATCAACCATTGTGCTTTCTGTATCGATATGCACAGCAAAGATGCGCTGAGTCAGGGTGAAACTCTGGAACGTATCATTGGCTTAAGCGCATGGCGTGATATGCCTCTTTACTCAGAGACAGAACTCGTAGCACTAGATTGGGCAGAGCATTTGACCGCAGGTAAACCAGCGGACGATGAAAGCTATAAGAAAGTGGTACAGGCATTAGGTGAACAAGCCGTTGTAGATTTAACCATTGCAATTAATGCAATCAACAGCTGGAATCGAATTGCCAAAACATTTAAACCAGAGGTGGGCAGCTATAAACCGCAATAA
- a CDS encoding AraC family transcriptional regulator yields the protein MPKHLNQRWAAINRNKPLKQAFNFQLSQPSGQLSAFVQGIWSASVLQSDSVMRPLYSDAGSGIIFNLVGDVKIGNEALPEGVIMLPINKQAENIVLASGAQLAGIRFHPAIGYGVLGRHYDKPTLLLPEQDQLYSLYQIYSELRMQKDNDRQIEALYLWAETNLDFTNVIPNSLEKALECIEQDETLGQLSESIELSQRQIERLFKLRLGMTPKHYQRILRIKKAICFLRLHKNVNLADVSQQFGFSDQAHMTREFRTIACITPGQV from the coding sequence TTGCCAAAACATTTAAACCAGAGGTGGGCAGCTATAAACCGCAATAAACCACTTAAACAAGCATTCAACTTTCAGCTGTCTCAACCATCGGGGCAGCTGTCTGCATTTGTACAGGGAATATGGTCAGCATCTGTGCTTCAGTCAGATTCGGTAATGAGGCCACTGTATTCTGATGCAGGCAGTGGCATTATTTTTAATCTGGTTGGTGACGTGAAGATTGGCAATGAAGCTCTGCCGGAAGGTGTAATCATGCTTCCGATAAATAAACAGGCTGAGAACATTGTTTTGGCCTCTGGAGCGCAACTCGCAGGCATCCGCTTCCATCCGGCAATTGGTTATGGTGTCTTAGGGCGGCACTATGACAAGCCAACGTTATTATTGCCAGAACAAGATCAACTGTATAGCCTCTACCAGATTTATTCTGAACTCCGGATGCAAAAAGACAATGATAGGCAGATTGAAGCTCTGTACCTGTGGGCAGAAACAAACCTGGATTTTACCAATGTGATTCCAAATTCTCTGGAAAAAGCACTGGAATGTATCGAGCAAGACGAAACTCTGGGTCAACTGAGTGAAAGTATTGAATTGAGCCAACGACAAATCGAGCGACTTTTTAAACTCCGGCTAGGAATGACTCCCAAACATTATCAGCGCATTTTAAGGATTAAAAAAGCAATCTGTTTTTTACGGCTACATAAAAACGTAAATCTGGCGGATGTTTCTCAACAGTTCGGATTCAGTGATCAGGCTCATATGACACGAGAGTTCCGCACTATTGCATGTATTACACCAGGACAAGTATGA
- a CDS encoding AI-2E family transporter, giving the protein MLGIVRSWFDRLFAEEETVVLLLLLAACLVLMLTLGNVLVPIVASVVLAFMMQGIIARLSGMGMPRWLTITIAYAVFVSVFFGVLVILMPLVWQQLTNLFQELPSMLRKLQHLLLLLPQRSEMFTEQQIRDWMALASKELGSVGQYLLSFSIAQLPNVVGLIINIVLIPILVFFFLKDKESILAWLASFLPGRRPLLSAVWAEMNVQVANYVRGKAVEIVIVGFISYISFYVIGLNYSALLALAVGLSVVIPYIGAAVVTLPVLLVGFIQWGWGGEFFTLFIVYSVIQALDGNVLVPLLFSEAVNMHPVAIIVAVLVFGGLWGIWGVFFAIPLATLVKAILYAWPRPQPNPVDGGDVAIDE; this is encoded by the coding sequence ATGCTGGGTATTGTTCGTTCGTGGTTTGATCGCCTGTTTGCAGAAGAAGAGACCGTTGTTCTTCTGTTACTGCTAGCGGCTTGCTTAGTATTAATGCTGACGCTGGGTAATGTGCTGGTGCCCATTGTGGCGAGCGTGGTTTTAGCGTTCATGATGCAGGGGATTATTGCTCGGCTCAGTGGTATGGGAATGCCTCGCTGGCTGACGATTACTATTGCCTATGCTGTGTTTGTCAGTGTGTTTTTTGGGGTGTTAGTGATTTTGATGCCGTTGGTTTGGCAGCAGCTTACTAATTTATTCCAAGAGCTTCCCAGTATGCTGCGTAAGCTGCAGCATTTGTTATTGCTGTTACCTCAGCGCTCTGAAATGTTCACCGAGCAACAAATACGCGACTGGATGGCGTTGGCGAGTAAAGAGCTTGGCTCGGTGGGGCAGTATCTTTTGTCCTTCTCTATTGCTCAGCTACCCAATGTGGTCGGGCTAATTATAAATATAGTGCTGATTCCCATTTTGGTGTTTTTCTTCTTAAAAGATAAGGAGTCGATTTTAGCTTGGTTGGCGAGCTTTCTTCCGGGGCGGCGCCCCCTTTTAAGTGCGGTCTGGGCTGAAATGAATGTCCAAGTGGCAAATTATGTTCGCGGAAAGGCGGTGGAAATCGTCATTGTCGGTTTCATATCGTACATCTCGTTTTACGTTATTGGCTTGAATTATTCTGCGTTGTTGGCACTTGCAGTGGGGCTTTCTGTTGTCATTCCGTACATCGGTGCTGCGGTTGTTACTTTGCCGGTATTGCTCGTTGGCTTTATTCAGTGGGGCTGGGGAGGGGAGTTTTTCACCTTATTTATTGTCTATAGCGTGATCCAGGCTTTGGATGGCAATGTATTAGTTCCGCTCTTGTTCTCTGAAGCCGTGAATATGCACCCCGTAGCAATCATTGTTGCAGTGTTAGTTTTTGGAGGTTTATGGGGAATTTGGGGGGTGTTTTTTGCGATTCCGCTGGCAACCCTCGTCAAGGCGATTTTATATGCCTGGCCGCGCCCGCAGCCTAATCCAGTTGATGGCGGCGATGTAGCAATAGACGAATAA